TGCACTTCATCTTCAGAAGCTTGAGTACTTTCCACTAATTCTCTCAGATGAGCGAATGAAGAATACAGAGGACATCTTCAGAGCCTTCAAGCCAATTGAAGTTTTTTTCAGGAGTCTGACAAGTCTCAATTATTCTTTTCTTATCGCACAAGATGAAATGATCCTTTCATTTTCTGAGCTTTTAGACAAGATGAACCAGTTGATGGAGGCAAAGCTCAAAAAGATAATTCCCCAATTTCCACCGTTTGCTTTCCCTACGACTTTCAGATTGAATTTCGTTGATTCTCTGTCAACAAACCTTGTGGAGCTGCTGAAATATGATCCTGCGTCAATTGCATTGGTGAAGCACCACATTGAAGAAATTCAACGACATCTCCAGTCATTGAGTTCTTTTCTTGTGGATGTTTCAAAGTTACAGATTGAAGGGGATCTGGAGCTGAAAGATATTGGTAATCAAATCATCCATTTGGGGTATAAAGCGGAGTATGTGATTGATTCAATTGAGGTTGATGCTCAATGGCAGGATTTCTTCTGGTTAAATGATGTACTGCAGGAGCTAAGAGTTGTTAATGAGAAGGCCTGTGGAATTCAGTTGACCATCGGTGATGCTAAAGTCCTAGATCCCGAAAATGTGACCCACGTTTCACGCGGTACGTTTCCAAGGGATGGTACACCGGCGATCGATGAAATTGTGGTGGATCTAAGGGACCAAGAAGAAATGATAATAGCCATGCTCACTAGAGGATCCATGAGTCTAAATACTGTTTCTATTTTTGGAATGCCCGGTTTAGGCAAGACTCTATTGGCGAGGAAAGTATACAACAATAGATTTGTCACGTGCCGCTTCGATATTCGTGCATGGTGCAGTGTTTCCCAAGTatatgagaaaagaaaattattgcTTGAAATTCTAACTGGGATTCATGGGCTTACTGAAGAGATTCGCCAAATGAGGGATGAAGATCTCCAAGCAAAATTGCGTCAATGCTTGTTGAGAAACAGGTATCTCATAGTTATGGATGACGTTTGGGGTGAAGAAGCTTTTAAAGACTTAAAAAATAGTTTCCCGGATGATGCCAATGGAAGTAGGATTCTGGTGACCACTCGTTCCTGTGGATTGGCCTTGGAAATCAGTCCACATGGAGAACATCATTCTCTTCGCGAGCTGTCTGAGGATGAAAGTTTCAGGTTATTAAACATGAAGGTATTCAATGAGGAAGGTTGCCCCAGAGACTTAGTGGCAGTTGGAAAAGAAATTGCGCGGCAATGTCGAGGATTGCCTCTTGCAATTGTTGCTGTAGCTGGTATACTGAAGATGACAGAAAAGAGCCGAAATTCGTGGAAGAAAATAGCAAACAGCTTGAGCTCCCAGGTACTCAATGACCCAGAAGCTCAGGGCCAGTCAGTCCTAGAACTAAGCTATCAATACTTGCCGGAATATCTAAAACCATGCTTTCTCTATATGGGAGTTCTTGATAAAGACAAAGATATTCTTGTTAGCAAGTTGATTCAGTTGTGGCTCGCAGAAGGGTTAATACCAAAAACTCTCACAAAGAGCTTTGAAGATTTGGCAGAGGAGTTTTTGATGGAGTTGATTGACAAAACCTTGGTAATAATCTCCAGAAGAAGATCCAACGGCAAAGTCAAAGCATGTCGTCTTCAGTCTCTTATGCTTGATTTCTGTAAGTCGAAAACCAAAGATGCAAACTTCTTTCAGCTAGTAACCAGGTGTGATGACCCATATGCTTCTTTTCCCAGTTCAGATTATggttttgaatttgatttttacCATCATTTGCGTCCTGTTTCATTTGCATCCTATCGGTTGGCTGTATGTTTGAagcaaaatcattttcttgagtcAAGACCATATGGCCTGGGCACCCGTTCTTTGGTGTTTTTTGCCTCTACAGATTCAGAAACGAGATGGCCTTATGACATCTCGTTCATTTTGCACAACTTCAAATTACTTAGGGTGTTGGATTTCGAATGCATCGACGTGGCTTCTTTTCCTGTTGAAATTGGACTACTGATTCAATTGAGATATTTAGCAGTTGGGGGGTATGTGACATCTATTCCACAATCATTAGGCAACCTCAGGAAACTGGAAACTCTTATTGTGAAAGGATTGCGTGGTAAGATCATCTTGCCAAATACGATTTGGCGCCTGACAAGTCTGAGGCATCTTCACGTGAAAATCCATGTTGTTTTcaacttggatgatgaagagtATGAAAACTGCTCTGTTTTAGAAAATTTGATCAGTTTTTCCCGCCTGTCCCTTCCCTGTGGTCAGGATGGAGAAAGGATATTGAAGAGGTTTCCAAATCTTCGCAAACTGAGTTGCATATTCTATGAACCACAGGATTCTTCCACGACTTGCAATCAATTTCCAGTGTTGGATTTTCTAGCTCATTTGGAGTCACTCAAGATAGTCTACTTTGGGACCCCTCTCAATGATGGCAAGTTCAACCTACCATCGAATCTGAAGAAATTGACTCTCTCAGACTTTCGCCTGCCATGGAGCCATATATCTGCAATTGGGAGTCTTGCAAACCTGGAAATTCTCAAGTTACAATCTAGTGCCTTTGAAGGGCAAACATGGGAGATGAAGGAAGGAGAGTTCCAGAGCCTCAGATTCTTGAGCTTAGACACTCTGGACATTGTCCAATGGAATGCCTCTTGTGACCACCTCCCTAGACTTGAAAGACTTGTCCTGCAAAATTGCAATGACCTTGAGGAAATTCCGTTGGATCTTGCGGAAATACTCTCATTGCAAATGATTGAAGTGAATTTCTGTGCACAATCTGTAGAAGAGTCGGCCAAAGAGATTGGGGAGGCCACTGGGGAAGTCAAAGTCCTTATCAGGAGTTCAGATTTGACGACATGATGAGCATGGTTTGGACTACTCTGCTTTATACTTCCCATGATCGCTCGTAAGTCtattttatgaattttcagcaACCTATCCATTTTCTCTATTCGTTGTGACCTGAAATTCCCTTTATTTCTGTTTATTCCTTCTGCTTAGGTTTTCAATGTTAGCAGTGATTTGATGCCAATTTCTATTTAGGAAATCATGTTTGATTCTTGTCTTCTGAGAccatttttcttgcctttttccAGGCCTATATAAAACAGGCAAGGCTCAATTGAAACTTTAGAGATTTTGTTCGTCACAAGCAAGAAGTTTAAGGCCAAGCTTTGCCTTCCATTGGAGCTTTCCCAATTTCATGTTCTATTTTATGCTTTTGAACTTTGGAACTAATATAGCAAGGTGATTCATTTTTTGATTGCCTTTGGCACTTGGATATTAGCTTTTACTATTAATGgatattaatttattttgaatttatgaACTGGAGAAAGACGATGCTTGTAGATAGATGTGTTTTGAGAATGCTtgtttgaagaaattgaattacAGTTGCCTTTCATCATCAAggaccttctttttttttttcagtttattTTTATGTAATTATATATACTCATAGGGACTAAACATATGTATTGGTTTTTGATCTTGTCAAATGGGGACTATTTTGCTGATTTAATGCAATTTATTGATATGTTTGGAGGATTTATTTGATCGGATAGTATTTAATGAGCCTAATGGCCATAAAAATTGAATGTGTCATCCTTCTCAATATATTTTGGCAAAAGTCAAAGCATGATTATTTAGATTTCAATATTTGCCTTAAGAATTAGCCTTTCGTAATTCTTCCAGCTAAGTAAATGAAGTTCTTTTTCTTTAAGCACCTTTGCCCTTGCAATGGATCTTCTGTATCACATCCTGTCCCACTCCTTAGAATCTCGCCAAGTGTCCCTTAATAAACCAAACCCTCAAACAACCCAACTCGGACCATATTAAGTTAATTAATGAGTTGGGTTGTTTGAGGGTTTGGTTTATTAAGGGACACTTGACAAGAATCTAAGGAGTGGGACAGAATGTGAGACAGGATGTGgtacagaagatccgttgcgaaaTCCAATTCAACTGGTTGAGTTGCGGATAAGGATATTCATCGGCTGGTAATTcggcaaaaaaatttttgattttttttttcaatttttttcaacaaGGTCAACGTCCTAGGACTATCCAAACCTTTATTTGGTAATTGGATTTCAGCTGAATAGCCCGTATCCAGGTAAAATACCCAAAGTTTTAGATTGATTTTCTAATATAGATTAATTAAGTATAATTAATATGTAATTAACAATATAAAGTTATTAATATGTTAATTAATACGCTTTTAAGGTCACATATTTATTTATAAGCATAAATTATAACTTATATTGACTAATACATTAATATGTAATATGATATATTAGTGGGCatgaaatatataaaatatttaattaaaatatgaaatttgataATTCAGTCGGTAATTGggaattcaaaattgaatttcaatatccattccaaaactattttaccaaattttgaaattggatCTTAATTGGTTTTCACGAATTCTGTCTTACCGATATCCAATTTTATATCTAAATTGGATTGGCCGGTTACTCGGTTTTTTTCCATAGTGTGAACACCCGTTGGTGCAAACATCTGTTCACATGGCTGATGGTTACGAAAACTGTAGTTTATATTGGAATCTTAGCCCCACTGAAGGTTTTAACCAGGGAGACTTACTTCATGCTAATAATTTGTTCAATTCTCAACTGCGAATCAATGCTTTGGATCCTCTGCATAATACGAAGTCGTGTAAAATAATGAAAGTCGTGCTGGTGCATATGCTTGGTCTGGTCTCAAATCTTGTTTTccatttcaaataaaaaaaatccaaggGCGGTGGTTGAGTAGCAAACATCAGTTCGCATGGCTGATAGTTAATTAACCAGGGAAGGGTCGTCATTTCATGCTAATACTTGTTCAGTTCTCAACAGCTAATCAATGCTTGGTATCAACTATAAAGTCAATGGAAGCAatataatactccctccgtcccactttgatagtcctgttttccttttttgtctgtcccaaattgcagtccactttccaattgaagaatgtagttgtattttcattttcctaaaatacccttattcaatacaagttgttgttgctataaacctaccccatttaatgagagttgattctttttttaccatcaattcaagttcccataaagttgtactctatttaatgtgagggtattttaggaaaatagcaatctaaatttacttttccaacaaaattaactactttttcttaaactgtgtgaaaaaagaaacaggactatcaaagtgggacggagggagtactacCTAAAACAATGAAAGTCGTGTTCTTGCACATGCTTAGTCTCTAGTCTTCCATTTCCGTATTCCATTTCTAACCTAAGATTCAAAGAAGGTGGTTGAGTTGCAAAGATCAGTTTACATGGCTGATAGtcgcatttaaaaaaaaaaaaaaaaacacctgaATGATTAGTCGTCAATTATTTCCTTCATCTCGGCTGAATACACAAGATAGGGAAAGTATATACAACTCTGCAGTAGGTAAAAGGCATTGTTGTGAAACGACTTCTGCATCCTTAAAGAGCTCATGTATGGGAATTCTGGtttacttcttcttctttgtaaTTATCGCGAGATTGTGAAGTCAATCAATATCAAGCATATCCAACTTGCATATGTGAATGGCCTAGAGGTTCTGATTCAAGTTACCTTCTTTTAATAGGCCGTGCACGGTGGCGTGGACATCCTCAAATTCTCATAACCACAAAGACTGCCTTCTAGAACCCTTTTGACGCTACACTTCTTGCAGCGGTTAAAGGTGGAGTATTTGTTGCACAGGCAGCAGGAAGTGGAGGTCCTTTTCCTAAAACTTTGCTCTCTTATAGCCCACCGATTGCATCTGTTGCCGCTGCAGTTGATGACCAGAGGTACAAGAACCATTTGACTTTGGGAAATAGAAAAATCTTAGCTGGACTTGGATTTGTCACTTAAGTAATACTGGATTATGTTGTTTGACGAATTTGCTAGATGTTTGCGTATGTGCTAATTGGTTGCTTAAAGCCAGGTGCTTTATTTggtttttgatatttttgtcCAATTCTGCTGATTTTGTTTCAAACTACCTTCATAAGTTTGTCTCTTTAGCTGGAAGAAAGCCcccttttggttttttttttttatattttttttatggttTTATTGGGTGAAACTGAAAGCCAGGGTGGGGAGTTGGAGAGTTGGGCAGTGCTGCCGTCTATTTCTATGCTGAATACATTCGGTTGGTTCGTGGACTCATTTAAAACTTGGTAACATCGATCTTCATCAGGAAAAGACATAAACACACGCATTAAGAGGGaggcaagaaaagaagaggaaaatcaGAGTGAAAAGCAAACCAAGGGAAGAGCTGGTTTGGCCGTAACCGGAAATCGCTTCACCGCTACCATCTCAATCTTCAACTGACAAGCACTGTAAGATATCTTCTGCGGAATATATGAATGGGTTAATTATAGTTTGCCCCCTTGAACTTAACCTTTATAACACTTTGCCCCCTGAACTTTAAATATATACACTTTTCCCCCTTCATTGACTAGGTCAAACGTTAATGATGAATTTTGCAtccaaaattttaataaaataacatTAATGTGCTTACATAATAGTTTTAGAACAATGCTATACTTTTAATTGGAATATGAAACTTTTTATTAGAGAAAACACAAGCTCAtatgattttaaaaataaaaaataaaagatggtaTAATTAATGCTTAAGAATTGAAAAATTGTATTGTGgtgaaaaaagaatttaaaattgcTAAAGCATTTGCACAAGTTTTCCATCACttatctttttttcctttaaattgtaAATGGATTAGTTTTGATAATTTTCATTTACTTTGCAATTTTACAAGATTTTATGGGGCAATAAGATGCTATTTGATAATTTTATACCACATTCATACCTTGCCTTGTACTTAATTTGCATtctacatttaaaaaaaacaaaaattctctaaatatgtttttcaatacattttgtatttttaatcatgtttttatctcatataaaacacattaaaaagtgctacaataaaaaaatataagcaaataattttcattccaaatgcactaattaattttatattattcAAAATAAGTATTGTTATCGGCATTGAGATAAACACATTGAGTTGCTTAGACTTCTTTTTGTGAGTTATCTAATTCATTTTTGTACTAAAAGATAGAAATGTATAGTGTAATTGTGTTTAAATGCATTTAGCAACTATTAAGGATATAGGTATTTATTATGTTACAATTATTATGTGTGTTTAAGAATTAGGCGGGGatattttgatcatgaaaaataTAACTTCATCTTAACTCCGTCAAAAAGTTGGCCGCAAGGGGTAAAGTATATATATTTGGAACTTAAGGGGCAAAGTGTTACATGGGCCCAAGTTCAGGGGTCGAGTGCATGATTATTCGTCAATTTTCCCATAATTTTGTCgtacatatatatgttttccattgcttttcatttttcttaacaCACATTTCAAGTTGGTATGTCTATGCGATGAACTGACGGTGATTAGGTGAGGTCCTTTGTATCACTAATCGATGTCAAATCCAGTGTCAGTTCCACTTATCATGTGaagataaagaaaacttaaataaataacacatgATAGCTTAAATAACAGGACATTTTGCATAAATATAGAAATTGTCACTGAGTTGCTACTGAAAAGTGGTATCGAGGATTCCATGTGCATGGTGATGATTAATATGACTAAAAGTCTTGAGTCTGACCAAACTTGGGACATGAAAGCACAGTTCTGAAATTACATATCAGTCCCTctagtttcttttatttttaaattgtgCCACTAACTTTCTGTCATTTTAGTTCGACCCCACAAATTTGATTAAAATGTTTTCAGTTAGGTCCGTATGACTAACTTGGTCAtttgctttttctctttttgtacttttttcattttacaaaaaaaaggagaagaatgGAATTTAAGAAATGGGGAAGGGATATGAAAATTAGAACTCTGAACCTCTAGTGCTAAGGTATCAATTTTAATTATTAAATCAAGGCCTCCTCAAAATTTCTCTTTGTACTTACGTGAGCTCAAAGGGAGTTAGGCCTATGTAAttctataatttttttctttcattaatTACTCTTTTAGTACTATGTGAGCTAGAAAATAGGACATAggatcttttgtaattttttaatgcattcttcttattttttggtGAAATATGATCATACATGAGAGCGCGGAAAACAAGCATCGGGTTCATtggcgcaacggatcttctgtctcacACTCTGTACCACTCTCTattccactttttattatattgctatttctcctacataaacatcatgttttagttcttttttgttttcttaagatccaataactattaattgagcaaaaaataaatacagcaatttcaaaaaagtaatatataatagaaaattagaaaatatagcagaaaattcataaaaaatctcattttttatgcattttgattttttgagtttgttaaattttgtgtattactcaattaatagttattggatcttaaggaaataaaaaagaactaaaatatgatgtttatgtagaagaaatagcaatataataaaaagtagaacagagagtggcacagaatgtgggacagaagatccgttgcggttCACTTGGGTGTAGGAAGGTGCCTTGAGGTTGACAAATTGACCTTCCTCCCTCACAACTGACCTtccaaactctctctctctctctctctctctctctctctctctctctctctctctctctctctctctcgtaaGTGAGATGTCATGAATCCAAAACCTCCAACTGACATTCTCTTCCACCTTAGTAGCCAACCTAACCCCTTCCCCCACTCCCATACTCATTTTATCTGGCATTCAAAATACCAGGATTTGTTTAGGCAGAGGGTTTTcactttaatttttaaaataaaactacTATTTCATTGATAATTTGAGTGACTCGATATACTtaaaactcaataccaagttgCAGTTCCTCAATTTGACAAAACTTTTTCCCTAAACTTCTAATGGGCCAAAAAAGTCATCTTTCTCAAAAGTCCCATTGTACACTTGGTTttgtttttacttttttctcttcattttacTCCatgaaaaactcaaaaaaaaaaatcaactttcacttttcgtttaattttttatttttcaaattacaAATGGGTTCAGTATTTAATTTTAGAAATATGAGCACTTAATctgaaagaaataaaataaaatgatcgAGGACCAACTTTTATGGCTATTCACATAATTAGGTGTCATCAATTTTTTGCAACCacagattttgaagaaaagaaaaactagtttcacccttttttttatgtttctttATAAATATTTACCTATGTCATTGTAAAGGCATTAGGCTGACACAGAACTAAATTCATGacaaaaatagttaattttcttcatttaattAAGAGTAGGGAGACTTTTTGATATTAGACAACAAGTAAGATGGGAGAGTTCTATTGTTTTGATATCAAGAGGAAAGTTTCCTAACTTTTGTAAAATTATAAGGAAGGTTAGTGTCATTTTTCTTATATAATATCCAGTATTGTATACTAAGGTATGAAATGATTGTCAAATCGTTTTGAACTTGATCATATGTGCTAACTTAACAGATAACTTCTAGTAAATTAGTAATTGATTTCTAGTTTTCACTCCGCCTTAGAATATGAGCATAAGATATTCACCTCTTAATCAATGCTTAATATCAAGATGAGGAATCAAAATAATAGTGCAGTAAATGATGTAATTCTGCTTGCTGCACATgttccaaaaacaaaaaggctTAGGCCTAGTTTGGGAATTTATGAGAGAAGATAAAATTTAGgttaagaaagaaagaagagaaaagagaggataaTACTATCTTTCTATGAAGTCATGATGTTGACCATGCTTACTCTAAAGTTTTCATTTCCACAATTCGGCAATTCCATTTTTTAAACTCTTCATTGTCACCATCTTCATTTCCCTCTAGTTTGGTAATTAAGTATGCTCTCTGCGCCTTACAATTTGGCAACTTCAATTTAATGAaatctgttaaaaaaaaaaaaaataaagatattgAAAAAACAGATAAGGTTCAAAATTATAGTAataagaaagatggaaaaagagGAATAAACACTAGAGATGTCAGAATTTTGGTGGCCGTGTGGTTGGTGACAGCGAGAGCTAGTGTTTGGTGGGTCTTGGGAAAGAGAGTTAATTATGaggggagagagaaaaaaaggtaGGAAAGACAGAAGATGAGGATTAGaagagggttttttttttttctttctatttttaggTTGGACGTGCCCCTTTATAAATTAACTATTAGTTGAAGGATACTTAAGTCATCTCAACAAAACAAAGGAGGTTAATGTAATTTGTAAAGATTGAGGAGACCTGAGCGAAATTATCAAACACTTTAGGGGAGGTaccttttgaagttatccttataAAATGACTTGAAAACAGGAAGAAAAGTACGTGAAATATGCAATATCATGATGGAATCTGAGCGCCACTAAAGGCTTCAATTTGTCAATTGCTAATCAATACTTTGCAGTTTGTACCAAGAAAGTGGAACCACGGTAATACGTACCACAATAAAATAATGAAAGTCGTGTTGTTGCACAAATAGGGTGGCTGAGTTGCAAGCATCAGCTCACATGGCTGATTGTTATTACATAAATATGAAAAAACGAATCATGACATTGGCATTCtaaaaaaaaagtgcaaatACTCTAACCTTACTGATTATTattaaaaattacacaaacaCCGGTAAACTAGACTCTTTAacaattttaaatataaaaattaccCTCAATGCATAGTTTAAAGATGATTTTTGCATTACTTTTATGAAGAGTTCTACACTCTTGaatccaaaattttaattttaatttttaaaacattgtttaaaagtgttaaataacctaataaaaataattaaaaagccaaaaagtaataaaaaaagcTCCAAACCACAAATCTTGTACTTTATTCAAGAGCAACTAAACAATTGATACTCACGCAAAATTTTTTGAATCATCGATGTTAAAAGTTTCATCTATTAGTAGTTGTATATCGATTTATGACTAACTTAAGAGCAGGAAAGAGTTAAGTGAATTGAAGAGATAAAGTAAAGAAAGTTATTAGTGAAGAGATAAAGGGGCAAATTCAGTGacggagccaggattttttccttggggggccaaaattttttcaaacaaaattaccTTACTATGTTatgtttaaaataatttttatttatttaaatatatgatatCTTAAAATATCAACTATTAACttaaattataaaggtatgtctatttcataaatatgtaACATAGttataactaaaattaagataagaaataacatttgattaaatatcttataacatcacaaaccacGTAAGTTGTACATTATGAAAAGATACTCCAATATGTCATttgtgcaaaaacaaaaatatgactatacaatataa
This region of Coffea arabica cultivar ET-39 chromosome 3c, Coffea Arabica ET-39 HiFi, whole genome shotgun sequence genomic DNA includes:
- the LOC113735128 gene encoding putative late blight resistance protein homolog R1A-3 isoform X1 produces the protein MAEIGEALDYLYSCSTGGGSTISSSLQFQLMSPATLDVSFWPKFVSHAQSNVLRISQIVVDHLGHEHFGIRDQVFSFYNSLKSIKRYFGLLFSDPKFPYLGGAGADDALPSIDAFLGHVVSLVLRIANRCSDHWLDCKTGRIQVEKGELSKFVEDLHHEVHPRNPNFMRFHLNFLLTLCCISNNKDEEMDVVMQFCNYLFNSERGDFRKEVASLLTLFVDATTKLKVKDAVKSFFPEINAMLVEIASLFEVNCRKGHKLDDSPQCSELLTRICLLRAELSLMAQIHNMSEICSNSSSSSSMLSDWKDISRNLSIYSKNLPLEKIEGGEKTLAFTESLFQEVESLHQSFRDKKITGCIMKNSLLLLFFKIVIFKEESFLTDILLLKSGNDATSMAGGKDRIALHLQKLEYFPLILSDERMKNTEDIFRAFKPIEVFFRSLTSLNYSFLIAQDEMILSFSELLDKMNQLMEAKLKKIIPQFPPFAFPTTFRLNFVDSLSTNLVELLKYDPASIALVKHHIEEIQRHLQSLSSFLVDVSKLQIEGDLELKDIGNQIIHLGYKAEYVIDSIEVDAQWQDFFWLNDVLQELRVVNEKACGIQLTIGDAKVLDPENVTHVSRGTFPRDGTPAIDEIVVDLRDQEEMIIAMLTRGSMSLNTVSIFGMPGLGKTLLARKVYNNRFVTCRFDIRAWCSVSQVYEKRKLLLEILTGIHGLTEEIRQMRDEDLQAKLRQCLLRNRYLIVMDDVWGEEAFKDLKNSFPDDANGSRILVTTRSCGLALEISPHGEHHSLRELSEDESFRLLNMKVFNEEGCPRDLVAVGKEIARQCRGLPLAIVAVAGILKMTEKSRNSWKKIANSLSSQVLNDPEAQGQSVLELSYQYLPEYLKPCFLYMGVLDKDKDILVSKLIQLWLAEGLIPKTLTKSFEDLAEEFLMELIDKTLVIISRRRSNGKVKACRLQSLMLDFCKSKTKDANFFQLVTRCDDPYASFPSSDYGFEFDFYHHLRPVSFASYRLAVCLKQNHFLESRPYGLGTRSLVFFASTDSETRWPYDISFILHNFKLLRVLDFECIDVASFPVEIGLLIQLRYLAVGGYVTSIPQSLGNLRKLETLIVKGLRGKIILPNTIWRLTSLRHLHVKIHVVFNLDDEEYENCSVLENLISFSRLSLPCGQDGERILKRFPNLRKLSCIFYEPQDSSTTCNQFPVLDFLAHLESLKIVYFGTPLNDGKFNLPSNLKKLTLSDFRLPWSHISAIGSLANLEILKLQSSAFEGQTWEMKEGEFQSLRFLSLDTLDIVQWNASCDHLPRLERLVLQNCNDLEEIPLDLAEILSLQMIEVNFCAQSVEESAKEIGEATGEVKVLIRSSDLTT
- the LOC113735128 gene encoding putative late blight resistance protein homolog R1A-3 isoform X2 — encoded protein: MLVEIASLFEVNCRKGHKLDDSPQCSELLTRICLLRAELSLMAQIHNMSEICSNSSSSSSMLSDWKDISRNLSIYSKNLPLEKIEGGEKTLAFTESLFQEVESLHQSFRDKKITGCIMKNSLLLLFFKIVIFKEESFLTDILLLKSGNDATSMAGGKDRIALHLQKLEYFPLILSDERMKNTEDIFRAFKPIEVFFRSLTSLNYSFLIAQDEMILSFSELLDKMNQLMEAKLKKIIPQFPPFAFPTTFRLNFVDSLSTNLVELLKYDPASIALVKHHIEEIQRHLQSLSSFLVDVSKLQIEGDLELKDIGNQIIHLGYKAEYVIDSIEVDAQWQDFFWLNDVLQELRVVNEKACGIQLTIGDAKVLDPENVTHVSRGTFPRDGTPAIDEIVVDLRDQEEMIIAMLTRGSMSLNTVSIFGMPGLGKTLLARKVYNNRFVTCRFDIRAWCSVSQVYEKRKLLLEILTGIHGLTEEIRQMRDEDLQAKLRQCLLRNRYLIVMDDVWGEEAFKDLKNSFPDDANGSRILVTTRSCGLALEISPHGEHHSLRELSEDESFRLLNMKVFNEEGCPRDLVAVGKEIARQCRGLPLAIVAVAGILKMTEKSRNSWKKIANSLSSQVLNDPEAQGQSVLELSYQYLPEYLKPCFLYMGVLDKDKDILVSKLIQLWLAEGLIPKTLTKSFEDLAEEFLMELIDKTLVIISRRRSNGKVKACRLQSLMLDFCKSKTKDANFFQLVTRCDDPYASFPSSDYGFEFDFYHHLRPVSFASYRLAVCLKQNHFLESRPYGLGTRSLVFFASTDSETRWPYDISFILHNFKLLRVLDFECIDVASFPVEIGLLIQLRYLAVGGYVTSIPQSLGNLRKLETLIVKGLRGKIILPNTIWRLTSLRHLHVKIHVVFNLDDEEYENCSVLENLISFSRLSLPCGQDGERILKRFPNLRKLSCIFYEPQDSSTTCNQFPVLDFLAHLESLKIVYFGTPLNDGKFNLPSNLKKLTLSDFRLPWSHISAIGSLANLEILKLQSSAFEGQTWEMKEGEFQSLRFLSLDTLDIVQWNASCDHLPRLERLVLQNCNDLEEIPLDLAEILSLQMIEVNFCAQSVEESAKEIGEATGEVKVLIRSSDLTT